From the Paenibacillus sp. FSL H8-0548 genome, one window contains:
- a CDS encoding DUF2621 domain-containing protein has translation MKVAPDWFMYFIVFWAVVMVGAMSIGGFFMFRKFLKLLPMRDGKSKLDWQNYWVDRSRSMWSDDSKELLDELVSPVPTAFRDIAKHSIAAKIGQVAIEHGASSVTREHCIEGYIRATPKRDYRSLVTFLDRKGIDYAPYKHLLNK, from the coding sequence ATGAAAGTAGCGCCTGATTGGTTTATGTATTTTATCGTTTTTTGGGCAGTAGTCATGGTTGGTGCCATGTCCATTGGCGGTTTTTTCATGTTTCGAAAATTTCTCAAGCTGCTTCCGATGCGAGACGGCAAGTCTAAGCTCGATTGGCAAAATTACTGGGTAGACCGCAGCCGCAGCATGTGGAGCGACGATTCCAAGGAGCTGCTCGATGAGCTAGTATCTCCAGTGCCAACCGCTTTTCGCGATATAGCCAAACATTCCATCGCAGCCAAAATTGGCCAGGTGGCAATTGAGCACGGCGCATCGTCCGTTACGCGCGAGCATTGCATCGAGGGCTACATACGAGCTACTCCAAAACGTGATTATCGCAGCCTCGTCACATTCCTTGACCGTAAAGGAATTGACTACGCTCCCTATAAGCATTTACTTAATAAATGA
- a CDS encoding deoxyribonuclease IV, which yields MIKIGSHVSFSDKGLLSAAQEAVSYGSSSFMIYTGAPQNTRRKPIDTLYIEEGKALMEQSGINEIVVHAPYIVNLGSYKDATFELGVSFLQEEIRRTEQIGVRNIVLHPGAYTDKDAEYGIARIAAGLNEVLAGTKETNVNIALETMAGKGTEIGRSFEELAAIIDKVEDNQRLTVCMDTCHMHDAGYDLVDDLDGVLEQFDRIVGLNRVAVVHVNDSKNPRAASKDRHAPIGAGWLGHDAIQRIVNHEGLQGRPFILETPWIGKEDKTDRPMYEAEIALLSGNGRPRLGEPFFEDVERLHHFFGKQEIDPRLFVISTWELLKNDAKAKKADPREPMERLYDLIIAGEALSSELTEEQVNQRIVAWFGGKELLARI from the coding sequence ATGATAAAAATAGGTTCCCATGTATCATTTTCGGACAAGGGGCTGCTATCAGCAGCACAAGAGGCAGTTTCATATGGTTCCAGCTCATTTATGATTTACACCGGCGCACCTCAGAATACGAGGAGGAAGCCGATCGATACGCTATATATTGAAGAAGGCAAAGCACTAATGGAGCAATCCGGCATCAACGAAATCGTTGTGCATGCTCCTTATATTGTGAATTTGGGCTCATATAAGGATGCTACGTTTGAGCTTGGGGTTTCTTTCTTGCAAGAAGAAATTCGTCGGACGGAGCAGATCGGTGTTCGGAATATTGTTCTTCATCCAGGCGCTTATACAGACAAGGATGCTGAATATGGCATTGCTCGCATTGCAGCAGGCTTAAACGAGGTGCTTGCTGGAACGAAGGAAACCAATGTGAACATCGCGCTTGAGACGATGGCAGGCAAAGGAACCGAAATTGGCCGCAGCTTTGAAGAGCTTGCAGCTATTATTGACAAGGTTGAGGACAATCAACGTTTAACGGTCTGTATGGATACTTGCCATATGCATGATGCGGGTTATGACCTTGTCGATGATCTCGATGGCGTGCTGGAGCAATTCGACCGCATTGTTGGACTAAACCGTGTTGCTGTCGTTCACGTGAATGACAGCAAAAATCCACGTGCTGCAAGCAAGGACAGACATGCTCCGATAGGTGCTGGCTGGCTTGGACACGATGCGATTCAAAGAATTGTGAATCATGAAGGGCTTCAGGGTCGTCCATTCATATTGGAGACGCCGTGGATTGGCAAGGAAGACAAAACAGATCGCCCGATGTATGAGGCGGAAATTGCGCTGCTTAGCGGTAATGGCAGGCCGCGTCTAGGCGAACCGTTCTTCGAGGATGTGGAGCGGCTTCATCATTTCTTCGGCAAGCAGGAAATCGATCCTAGGTTATTCGTAATCTCTACTTGGGAATTGCTGAAAAACGATGCCAAAGCTAAGAAAGCAGATCCGCGCGAGCCAATGGAGCGCTTGTATGATCTTATTATTGCTGGCGAGGCTCTCTCTTCTGAATTGACGGAGGAGCAGGTTAATCAGCGCATCGTCGCTTGGTTTGGCGGCAAAGAGCTACTTGCCAGAATTTAA
- the purU gene encoding formyltetrahydrofolate deformylase produces the protein MSSLIPPSENSNAVGTKNGRARMLISCPDRSGIVAAVSHFLYEHGANIVQSDQYTMDPEGGMFFIRFEFDLNDLDKELPVLVEDFARVADRFDMKWHTFRASRKKRLAVFVSKEDHCLLELLWQWKAGDLNADIAMVISNHPDMRELVESFGIMYHHIPVTASTKEEAERKQMEVVADKADIIVLARYMQIISPRFIEQFPNRIINIHHSFLPAFVGGKPYAQAYTRGVKIIGATAHYVTEELDGGPIIEQDVQRVSHRDNVDDLKRIGRTIERVVLARAVKWHIEDRVIVHHNKTVVFN, from the coding sequence ATGTCATCACTAATTCCCCCGTCCGAAAACAGCAATGCTGTCGGCACAAAAAACGGCCGAGCCCGCATGCTTATTTCTTGTCCAGATCGTTCGGGCATCGTTGCAGCTGTTTCGCATTTCTTGTATGAGCACGGAGCAAATATCGTACAATCGGATCAATATACGATGGACCCTGAGGGCGGCATGTTTTTCATTCGCTTCGAGTTTGATCTGAACGATCTGGATAAAGAGCTTCCCGTGCTTGTTGAAGATTTTGCTAGAGTAGCTGACCGCTTCGATATGAAGTGGCATACATTCCGTGCAAGCCGCAAGAAACGCCTAGCTGTGTTTGTATCCAAAGAGGATCATTGCTTGCTGGAGCTGCTCTGGCAGTGGAAGGCCGGAGATTTGAATGCTGATATCGCAATGGTCATCAGCAATCATCCCGATATGCGCGAGCTGGTAGAGTCCTTCGGCATTATGTATCACCATATTCCAGTTACTGCGTCAACGAAGGAAGAAGCAGAACGCAAGCAGATGGAAGTCGTTGCGGACAAAGCGGATATCATTGTATTAGCACGCTACATGCAAATTATTTCGCCGAGATTTATCGAGCAATTTCCTAATCGCATCATTAATATTCATCATTCTTTCCTTCCTGCTTTTGTAGGCGGCAAGCCTTATGCGCAAGCTTACACTCGCGGCGTGAAAATTATCGGAGCAACCGCACATTATGTAACCGAGGAGCTCGATGGCGGTCCAATTATTGAGCAGGATGTTCAGCGCGTCAGCCACCGCGATAATGTAGATGACCTAAAGCGTATTGGCCGCACAATTGAGCGCGTCGTACTCGCCCGCGCTGTGAAATGGCATATTGAAGATCGAGTTATCGTGCATCACAATAAAACAGTTGTATTCAATTAA
- the tkt gene encoding transketolase, which produces MNAAQKSVEQLSIDTIRTLAIDSIEKAKSGHPGMPMGAAPMGYQLFAKNMKHNPSNPTWINRDRFVLSAGHGSMLLYSLLHLSGYDLPLEELKNFRQWGSLTPGHPEFGHTAGVDATTGPLGQGIAMAVGMAIAEAQLGATYNKENHELINHFTYSICGDGDLMEGVSHEAASFAGHLQLGKLVVLYDSNDISLDGELSLSYSESVQKRFEGYGWQVLRVEDGNDLEALSKAVAEAQADLSKPTLIEVKTVIGFGSPNKGGKGGHAGPHGSPLGVDETKLTKQAYGWSEDHQFHVPDEVRAHFADVKSSGEEANAQWDAAFAAYKSAFPELAAQFELAISGALPEGWDADLPVYKVGDSAVSTRVASGNALNGLAKNVPTIFGGSADLESSTMTHLKGLTQFKPGSYDGRNLYYGVREFGMAAAMNGIALHSGLKVFGGTFFVFTDYLRPAVRLAALMKLPVVYVLTHDSIAVGEDGPTHEPIEQLASIRIIPDLTVIRPADGNETSAAWAYAVENTGNPVALVLTRQNLPILEGTVEGVHENIRRGAYVVSDAAGGKPQAQILATGSEVQLAVAAQKALAEEGIQVRVISMPSWDLFEKQSKEYKNSVILPEVKARLAIEMAHPFGWERYTGDQGDILAIDRFGASAPGDRVIKEYGFTVENVVSKVKALL; this is translated from the coding sequence ATGAATGCAGCACAGAAATCAGTTGAACAGCTTTCTATCGATACGATCCGTACACTTGCGATTGACTCAATCGAAAAAGCCAAATCGGGTCACCCTGGCATGCCAATGGGCGCAGCTCCAATGGGCTACCAGCTTTTCGCTAAAAACATGAAGCATAATCCTTCAAACCCTACATGGATCAATCGCGATCGCTTTGTTTTGTCAGCGGGTCACGGTTCGATGCTCCTTTACAGCCTTCTTCACCTATCCGGCTATGATTTGCCGCTTGAAGAGCTGAAAAACTTCCGCCAATGGGGCTCCCTGACACCAGGACATCCTGAGTTCGGTCACACTGCAGGTGTTGATGCAACGACTGGTCCGCTTGGTCAAGGTATTGCAATGGCAGTAGGTATGGCGATTGCAGAAGCACAGCTCGGCGCGACTTATAACAAAGAAAACCATGAGCTAATCAATCACTTCACATATTCCATTTGCGGCGACGGCGACTTGATGGAAGGCGTTTCTCATGAAGCTGCTTCTTTCGCAGGCCACTTGCAGCTTGGCAAATTGGTCGTTCTATATGATTCCAACGATATTTCGCTTGATGGCGAGCTGAGCCTATCGTACTCCGAGAGCGTTCAAAAACGTTTCGAAGGCTATGGCTGGCAAGTTCTTCGCGTAGAGGACGGCAATGACCTTGAAGCTCTATCCAAAGCAGTAGCTGAGGCGCAAGCAGATTTGTCCAAACCGACTTTGATCGAAGTGAAAACGGTTATCGGCTTCGGCAGCCCGAACAAAGGCGGCAAAGGCGGACATGCTGGTCCTCACGGATCACCACTTGGCGTTGATGAAACAAAATTGACAAAGCAAGCATACGGCTGGTCGGAAGATCACCAGTTCCATGTTCCTGATGAGGTTCGCGCTCATTTTGCAGACGTGAAAAGCAGCGGCGAGGAAGCGAACGCACAGTGGGATGCAGCTTTCGCAGCTTACAAATCAGCTTTCCCTGAGCTTGCAGCACAGTTCGAGCTAGCGATCTCCGGCGCATTGCCAGAGGGCTGGGATGCTGATCTTCCTGTATACAAAGTAGGAGATAGCGCTGTATCGACTCGTGTAGCTTCCGGTAATGCACTTAACGGACTAGCGAAAAACGTGCCTACGATTTTCGGTGGTTCTGCTGACTTAGAAAGCTCAACCATGACTCACCTTAAAGGTTTGACTCAGTTCAAGCCAGGCAGCTACGATGGCCGCAATCTCTATTACGGCGTTCGTGAATTCGGAATGGCTGCTGCAATGAACGGTATCGCTCTACACAGTGGTTTGAAAGTATTCGGCGGTACGTTCTTCGTATTTACCGATTATCTTCGTCCTGCTGTTCGCCTTGCTGCATTGATGAAGCTTCCTGTTGTTTATGTATTGACACATGACAGTATCGCTGTTGGTGAAGATGGTCCTACACATGAGCCGATTGAGCAGCTTGCTTCAATCCGTATCATCCCTGACCTGACTGTCATTCGTCCTGCTGACGGCAACGAAACTTCTGCTGCATGGGCGTATGCTGTTGAGAACACAGGCAACCCGGTAGCTCTAGTGCTTACTCGTCAAAACCTGCCGATCCTTGAAGGAACTGTGGAAGGCGTTCATGAGAACATTCGCCGCGGTGCTTACGTTGTTTCTGATGCTGCGGGCGGCAAGCCGCAAGCGCAAATTCTTGCAACAGGCTCTGAGGTTCAACTAGCAGTTGCTGCTCAGAAGGCTTTGGCAGAAGAGGGCATTCAAGTACGTGTAATCAGCATGCCGAGCTGGGATCTGTTCGAGAAGCAATCGAAGGAATACAAAAACTCCGTTATTCTTCCTGAGGTTAAAGCTCGTCTTGCGATCGAAATGGCTCATCCATTCGGCTGGGAGCGTTACACAGGAGATCAAGGCGATATTCTTGCTATCGACCGTTTCGGAGCTTCCGCACCTGGCGATCGCGTAATTAAAGAATATGGCTTCACGGTTGAGAACGTTGTTAGCAAAGTGAAAGCACTGCTGTAA
- a CDS encoding pyrimidine/purine nucleoside phosphorylase — protein sequence MSQFDNVSIVKKANVYFDGKVTSRAVLFADGTKKTLGIMLPGDYEFGTDCVEIMEILAGDLKVLLPGETEWIHIQGEGEFRVPANTKFKLQVAEVSDYCCSYIYE from the coding sequence ATGTCTCAATTCGATAATGTTTCAATCGTAAAGAAAGCTAATGTTTATTTTGATGGTAAAGTAACTAGCCGCGCTGTGCTGTTTGCAGACGGTACCAAAAAAACACTAGGTATTATGCTGCCTGGCGACTATGAGTTTGGGACAGACTGCGTCGAAATCATGGAGATTTTAGCTGGTGATTTGAAGGTGCTTCTCCCTGGTGAAACCGAGTGGATTCATATTCAAGGCGAAGGTGAATTCCGTGTGCCTGCGAATACGAAGTTTAAGCTTCAAGTTGCTGAAGTATCGGATTACTGCTGTTCGTATATTTACGAGTAA
- a CDS encoding ABC transporter permease subunit has translation MLIPGIVLVLIFSYMPMLGLIMAFQDFQPQHGFFRSEWVGFENFTLMFEYPDARQVIWNTLIIAVIKIVAHLFVPLVFALLLNEVRKMLFKRFVQTLVYLPHFLSWVILGGILLDMLSTDGGLVNQALGWFGIEPIFFLGDNDWFRFTVIASDVWKDFGFSTIIFLAALSGINPDFYEAALIDGANRWQQVFKITLPSLIPITIVVATLSLGNVLNAGFDQIFNLYNPLVYEKGDIIDTYVYRVGLIGGNFGFGTAVGVFKSLVSLILIVISYRLAYKLANYRIF, from the coding sequence ATGCTGATACCAGGCATCGTGCTCGTCTTAATATTCTCATATATGCCGATGCTGGGACTTATTATGGCGTTTCAGGACTTTCAGCCGCAGCATGGTTTCTTCCGATCAGAGTGGGTTGGCTTCGAAAACTTTACGCTAATGTTCGAATATCCGGATGCGAGACAGGTCATTTGGAACACGTTAATTATCGCAGTCATCAAGATTGTGGCTCATCTGTTTGTGCCGTTGGTATTTGCTCTGCTGCTCAACGAGGTAAGGAAAATGCTGTTTAAGCGGTTCGTACAAACATTGGTTTACTTGCCGCATTTCTTATCTTGGGTCATTCTCGGAGGGATTTTGCTGGACATGCTATCGACTGACGGAGGGCTTGTGAATCAAGCGCTGGGTTGGTTTGGCATTGAGCCGATCTTCTTCCTTGGCGACAACGACTGGTTTAGATTTACGGTTATTGCGAGCGATGTATGGAAGGACTTTGGTTTTTCAACGATTATTTTCTTGGCTGCCCTCTCCGGCATCAATCCTGACTTCTACGAGGCAGCACTAATAGATGGAGCCAATCGTTGGCAGCAGGTATTTAAGATTACACTGCCATCGCTTATCCCAATTACAATCGTAGTCGCTACGCTGTCACTTGGGAATGTCTTGAACGCAGGCTTTGATCAAATTTTCAATCTGTACAATCCATTGGTTTATGAAAAAGGCGATATTATTGATACTTATGTATATCGTGTAGGACTAATTGGAGGAAACTTTGGGTTTGGTACTGCGGTCGGTGTGTTCAAATCGCTAGTTAGCTTAATCCTGATTGTCATCTCATACAGGCTCGCCTATAAGCTGGCCAATTACCGCATTTTCTAA